In the genome of Dunckerocampus dactyliophorus isolate RoL2022-P2 chromosome 6, RoL_Ddac_1.1, whole genome shotgun sequence, one region contains:
- the LOC129182380 gene encoding 3-mercaptopyruvate sulfurtransferase-like, which yields MSVPAGAMVTSKWLMEAARLHHKKLCILDTSWYWPKARRSAKSEFGSRHIPGSAFLDLDECCDKTSPLEHMLPSEQNFADYVGRLGVDGDTHVVVYDASDFGAFSAPRAWWMFRVFGHSRVSVLDGGLRNWQREGRPVSDEVIRPRPGVFKASLNRSWVKTYQDLVGNLDSKKFQVVDTRPTGRFRGLDPEPRDNREPGHIPNSISMPFHSFLLPSGHFLPKKRLQVLFSRAGVDLGRPVCVLCGSAVTACHVALAAHECGHPGVSVYDGGWSEWYARARPENVISEGRGKSLCLVGESRLE from the exons ATGAGCGTTCCGGCGGGGGCCATGGTCACCTCCAAGTGGCTTATGGAGGCTGCCAGGCTGCACCACAAGAAACTTTGCATCCTGGACACTTCTTGGTACTGGCCCAAAGCGAGGCGCAGTGCCAAGAGCGAGTTCGGCAGCAGACACATCCCGGGCTCTGCCTTTTTGGACCTAGATGAGTGCTGTGACAAAACCTCCCCTCTGGAACACATGCTGCCCTCCGAGCAGAACTTTGCAGACTATGTGGGCCGCCTAGGCGTGGATGGAGACACCCATGTGGTGGTGTATGATGCTAGTGACTTTGGCGCCTTCTCTGCCCCGCGAGCCTGGTGGATGTTCCGGGTGTTTGGGCACAGCCGGGTGTCGGTGTTGGACGGGGGACTCAGGAACTGGCAGCGGGAGGGGCGGCCGGTGAGCGACGAGGTGATCAGACCCAGGCCCGGCGTGTTCAAGGCCTCCTTAAACCGCAGCTGGGTCAAGACCTACCAGGACCTTGTAGGCAACCTGGACTCCAAAAAGTTCCAGGTGGTGGACACGAGGCCGACTGGCAGGTTCCGAGGACTGGACCCTGAACCCAGAGAca ACAGAGAACCGGGCCACATTCCCAACTCCATCAGCATGCCCTTCCACTCCTTCCTGTTGCCGTCGGGCCACTTCCTGCCAAAGAAGCGACTCCAGGTTCTGTTTTCCCGGGCCGGTGTCGACCTCGGTCGCCCTGTGTGCGTGTTGTGCGGCTCGGCGGTGACCGCGTGCCATGTGGCGCTGGCGGCCCACGAGTGTGGACACCCGGGCGTTTCAGTGTACGACGGTGGCTGGTCCGAGTGGTACGCGCGCGCCAGGCCTGAGAACGTCATTTCGGAGGGCCGAGGGAAGAGCCTGTGCTTGGTCGGAGAGTCTAGACTGGAATGA